A window of the Dunckerocampus dactyliophorus isolate RoL2022-P2 chromosome 19, RoL_Ddac_1.1, whole genome shotgun sequence genome harbors these coding sequences:
- the otofa gene encoding otoferlin isoform X5 produces the protein MMSLTVHLKSVTNLKGKGDRMAKVTFRGLSFYSHVAVNCEEVAHFNETFRWPIASRLDGSEMLEIQVYNYSKVFTNRLVGTFCMVLQKVAEEGQLELTDTLVDDNNTSINTSVTLDIRYLSMEGTMGMWHNGELLDVPDDRDGVFTFETESLLSGHSHGSGASAGLSLQGSIATFRKAARGVSSVMKLGKIKSSKDDPKKGDEPAVLDMVDLDKKAMRLAGMLEPDAISLASVTAVTTNISNKRSKPDIKMEPSSGRPVDYQISITIVEARQLIGLNMDPVVCVEIGDEKKYTSMKESTNCPYYNEYFVFDFHVPPDVMFDKIIKLSVIHSKNLLRSGTLVGTFKMDVGTVYSQPEHQFYHKWAILSDPDDITAGCKGYLKCDIAVVGKGDNIKTPHKANETDEDDIEGNLLLPEGIPAERQWARFYVKIYRAEGLPKMNTNIMANVKKALIGENRDLVDPYVQVHFSGQKGKTSVQKSSYEPIWNEQIIFTELFPPLCKRMKVQIRDSDKVNDVAIGTHFIDLRKISNDGDKGFLPTLGPAWVNMYGSTRQYTLMDEHQDLNDGLGEGVSFRARLLLSIAVEILDTTSPEIISSTDVQMESVSNISESATGKMEEFFLFGAFLEATMIDRKIGDKSITFEITIGNYGNQIDGTSKPSSSKKKNKDGESDEEESELIQNSSDEEADEERDLVSISSTPLMRPVITDRNYFHLPYFEKKPCVYIKSWWQDQRRRLYNSNMMDKIADKLEEGLNDVQEIIKTEKAFPERRLRGVLEELSIGCSRFVHLANKDINQAGRTKLDRERLKSCMREMDNMGQQGKQMRTQVKKNTVKDKIKLVQNFLQRLRFLADEPQHSIPDVFVWMMSNNKRIAYARIPSKDILYSVVDEETGKDCGKVKAVFLKLPGKKGFGPAGWTVQAKLELYLWLGLKKQKKEFLSGLPNGFEEVKVAKAGPSLHSAPPVSLVYDMKQVFQLRAHMYQARSLFAADNSGLSDPFARVFFSTHSQVTEILSETLCPTWDQLLVFDDVELFGEASELRDDPPIIVVEIYDQDTVGKAEFIGRTFAKPTIKMCDEHYGPPRFPPQLEYYQIYRGNCTAGELLAAFELLQIPFDGEEIRRALIAVHNFAVPQIKIGQGGTADLPPLEGPTDSERGPIVPVPLGIRPVLSRYRIEVLFWGLRDLKRINLAQVDRPRVDIECAGRGVQSVLIQNYKKNPNFSTLVKWFEVDLPENELLHPPLNIRVVDCRAFGRNTLVGSHAVTCLRRFIYCAPDKSSNNWGSAAKLMNGYMVLTNGGSQPRFSPSVSSRTFSRSTGDIIVNMEPEPAVRKMDTFVKLEATSDAVVKVDMIEEESDKEKKKKKKKKKGGVEEEEETDESVLDWWSKYFASIETLKETLRAQEEAQAEAEEREDLEIAIEAADIKSDDLVRKGSRTKEKYKDKKSSKDKKKGHGVDGAEKPTIKAKVDELLVYNKELETEYGNFEDWLHTFSLFRGKAGDDDEHALDDDRIVGRFKGSLCMYKLPLSEEISRDAGFDPNMGMFQSIPHNDPINVLVRVYVVRATDLHPADINGKADPYIVIKLGKTEVKDKENYISKQLNPVFGKSFDIEATFPMKSMLTVSVYDWDLVGTDDLIGETKIDLENRFYSKYRATCGISSSYSLHGYNVWRDPMKPSQILAKLCKEGKIDPPQYGPGGKVKVANRIFIGPTEIEDENGLKKQTEEHLALTVLNHWEEVPRVGCRLVPEHVETRPLLNPDKPGIEQGRIEMWVDMFPMDMPAPGPAIDISPRKPKRYELRVIIWNTDEVILEDDDYFTGEKSSDIFVRGWLKGQQEDRQDTDVHYHSLTGEGNFNWRFVFPFDYLMAEEKIVISKKESMFSWDETEYKIPPRLTLQVWDADHFSADDFLGAIELDLNRFPRGAKTSKQCSIDMIRNEQELPAISIFKQKRVKGWWPFVARDENDEMELTGKVEAELHLVTAEEAEKSPVGLGRNEPDPLEKPNRPDTSFMWFLGPLKSIRYFLWHNYRWLILKVLGLILLLFMLGIFLYSFPGYLVKKMLGA, from the exons AGCAGCGAGGGGAGTGTCTTCAGTCATGAAGCTTGGCAAGATCAAGAGCTCGAAGGATGATCCCAAGAAAGGAG ATGAGCCGGCAGTCCTGGATATGGTGGATCTGGACAAGAAGGCGATGCGTCTCGCAGGAATGCTGGAACCAGACGCTATCTCACTGGCTTCAGTCACTGCCGTCACCACCAACATCTCCAATAAGAG GTCAAAGCCAGATATCAAAATGGAGCCCAGCTCTGGACGACCAGTGGATTACCAG ATTAGCATTACGATTGTCGAGGCGCGGCAACTAATTGGTTTGAACATGGACCCTGTGGTGTGTGTGGAGATTGGAGATGAAAAGAAGTACACGTCAATGAAGGAGTCAACCAATTGTCCCTACTACAACGAG TATTTTGTCTTTGACTTCCACGTTCCTCCTGATGTCATGTTTGATAAGATCATTAAGTTGTCG GTCATTCACTCTAAAAACCTTCTCCGGAGCGGAACGCTGGTGGGAACCTTCAAGATGGATGTTGGCACTGTTTATTCTCAGCCTG AACACCAGTTCTACCACAAGTGGGCCATCTTGTCTGACCCTGATGACATCACGGCGGGCTGCAAAGGATATCTAAAGTGTGACATCGCGGTGGTCGGGAAGGGAGACAACATCAAGACCCCGCACAAGGCCAACGAGACTGACGAGGATGACATCGAGGG CAACCTTCTTCTCCCAGAAGGCATCCCTGCAGAGCGGCAGTGGGCGAGGTTCTACGTGAAGATCTACCGTGCCGAGGGCCTTCCAAAAATGAACACCAACATCATGGCCAATGTGAAGAAGGCTCTAATTGGAGAGAACCGAGACCTGGTGGATCCCTACGTTCAAGTGCACTTCTCTGGGCAGAAA GGGAAGACTTCAGTCCAGAAAAGCAGTTATGAACCCATCTGGAACGAGCAAATTATCTTCACAGAGCTCTTCCCTCCGCTCTGCAAACGCATGAAGGTCCAAATCCGTGATTCCGATAAGGTCAATGACGTTGCTATCGGAACCCACTTTATTGACCTCCGCAAAATATCCAATGATGGCGACAAAG GGTTCTTGCCCACCTTGGGTCCAGCTTGGGTCAATATGTACGGCTCCACACGCCAGTACACCCTGATGGACGAGCACCAGGACTTGAATGACGGCCTGGGAGAAGGCGTGTCCTTCCGTGCCCGACTGTTGCTCTCTATTGCCGTGGAGATCCTGGACACAACGTCTCCAGAGATCATCAGCTCCACCGATGTGCAGATGGAGTCTGTCTCCAACATTTCTGAG AGCGCCACGGGCAAAATGGAGGAGTTCTTCCTCTTCGGCGCCTTCCTGGAGGCCACCATGATAGACCGAAAAATTGGGGACAAGTCGATTACTTTTGAGATCACAATTG GTAACTATGGCAACCAGATAGACGGAACGAGCAAACCGTCGTCATcgaaaaagaagaataaagatggTGAAAGCGATGAAGAAGAGAGCGAGCTCATCCAGAACTCCAGCGACGAGGAGGCGGACGAGGAAAGGGACCTGGTGTCGATCTCCTCCACCCCTCTCATGAGGCCTGTCATTACAGACAG GAATTACTTCCACCTTCCCTACTTTGAGAAGAAACCGTGTGTGTACATCAAAAGCTGGTGGCAGGACCAAAGACGACGATTGTACAACTCCAACATGATGGACAAGATCGCTGACAAGCTG GAGGAGGGTCTCAATGACGTTCAGGAGATCATTAAGACAGAGAAGGCTTTTCCAGAGCGCCGACTCAGGGGAGTTCTGGAGGAACTGAGCATTGGCTGCAG TCGGTTTGTACATTTGGCCAACAAGGACATAAACCAGGCAGGCAGAACCAAACTGGACCGAGAAAGACTCAAGtcctgcatgagagaaatg GACAACATGGGTCAGCAAGGCAAACAGATGAGGACGCAAGTGAAGAAAAACACagtgaaagacaaaataaagctTGTGCAAAACTTCCTGCAGAGACTTCGCTTCCTTGCTGATGAG CCACAGCACAGCATCCCCGACGTCTTtgtgtggatgatgagcaacaATAAGCGCATTGCATATGCCCGAATTCCCTCCAAAGACATTCTCTACTCCGTCGTGGATGAGGAGACAGGAAAAGACTGCGGTAAAGTCAAAGCCGTTTTTCTCAAG TTACCTGGTAAAAAAGGCTTCGGCCCTGCTGGTTGGACCGTTCAGGCTAAGCTTGAGCTGTACTTATGGCTTGGCctcaagaagcaaaagaaagaaTTCCTCAGTGGTTTGCCTAATGGTTTTGAGGAGGTTAAAGTTGCGAAAGCGGGCCCTTCTCTTCACTCAGCGCCCCCTGTCAGCCTCGTGTATGACA TGAAGCAGGTCTTCCAGTTGAGAGCGCACATGTATCAGGCTCGAAGTTTGTTTGCAGCCGACAACAGCGGACTTTCCGACCCCTTCGCCAGAGTCTTCTTCTCCACGCATAGCCAGGTCACTGAG ATTCTGAGTGAGACCCTTTGCCCTACGTGGGACCAGCTGCTGGTTTTTGACGACGTGGAGCTGTTTGGGGAAGCCAGTGAGCTGAGAGATGACCCGCCAATCATTGTGGTTGAAATTTACGACCAAGACACCGTG GGAAAGGCAGAGTTCATAGGTCGGACATTCGCCAAGCCGACTATTAAGATGTGTGATGAGCACTACGGCCCTCCGAGGTTCCCACCACAGTTGGAGTACTACCAGATTTACAGAGGGAACTGCACTGCAGGAGAACTGCTGGCTGCCTTTGAGCTGCTTCAG ATACCTTTCGATGGAGAGGAGATAAGGCGAGCTCTGATTGCTGTCCATAACTTTGCTGTTCCTCAGATAAAG ATTGGCCAAGGAGGGACAGCCGACCTTCCCCCTCTTGAAGGACCAACAGACTCAGAGCGAGGACCAATTGTCCCGGTGCCACTGGGGATCCGGCCTGTCCTGAGTCGCTACCGCATAGAG GTTTTGTTTTGGGGGCTAAGGGACCTTAAGAGGATTAACCTGGCCCAGGTGGATCGGCCCCGTGTGGACATTGAGTGTGCAGGGAGAGGGGTTCAGTCTGTCCTTAtccaaaattacaagaagaacccAAATTTCAGCACTTTGGTCAAATGGTTTGAAGTG GACCTCCCAGAGAATGAGCTTCTTCACCCTCCGCTCAACATCAGGGTGGTGGACTGCCGGGCGTTTGGTCGCAACACCCTGGTTGGTTCCCATGCTGTCACATGTCTGAGGCGGTTCATCTACTGTGCTCCAGACAAGTCGTCTAATAACTGGGGCAGCGCAG CTAAACTAATGAATGGCTACATGGTCCTAACCAATGGTGGCTCCCAGCCTCGCTTCTCACCCAGTGTTTCCTCGCGCACTTTCTCTCGCTCCACAGGTGACATCATCGTCAACATGGAGCCCGAGCCTGCGGTCCGCAAAATGGATACGTTTGTCAAGTTAGAAGCT ACATCTGACGCTGTTGTAAAAGTTGACATG ATTGAGGAAGAGAGCGAcaaagagaaaaagaagaaaaagaagaaaaagaagggaggagtggaggaagaggaagagacaGACGAGAGCGTGTTAGATTGGTGGTCCAAATATTTTGCTTCAATAGAGACATTAAAAGAG ACGCTCAGAGCTCAGGAAGAAGCTCAGGCCGAAGCGGAGGAGAGAGAAGACCTGGAGATTGCAATAGAGGCGGCAG ATATCAAATCTGATGACCTTGTTCGGAAAGGCTCCAGGACAAAGGAAAAGTACAAGGACAAGAAAAGCTCCAAGGATAAGAAGAAGGGTCATGGTGTGGATGGAGCTGAGAAACCGACAATTAAAGCAAAAGTGGACGAGTTATTG GTGTACAACAAGGAGCTGGAGACTGAATACGGAAACTTTGAAGACTGGCTGCACACTTTCAGCCTGTTCAGAGGGAAAGCCGGTGATGACGACGAACATGCACTAGATGATGACAGAATTGTTGGACGTTTTAAG GGTTCCCTGTGTATGTACAAGCTACCATTGTCAGAGGAGATCTCAAGAGATGCAGGATTTGATCCAAACATGGGCATGTTCCAGAGCATTCCTCATAATGACCCCATCAATGTGCTTGTTCGAGTGTATGTGGTCAGG GCTACAGATCTGCATCCTGCAGACATCAATGGCAAGGCGGACCCATATATCGTCATCAAGCTAGGAAAGACAGAAGTCAAGGACAAAGAGAACTACATCTCCAAGCAGCTCAATCCTGTATTTGGCAA GTCATTTGACATCGAAGCAACATTCCCCATGAAGTCCATGCTGACAGTTTCCGTTTACGACTGGGATCTGGTTGGCACAGACGACCTGATTGGAGAGACAAAGATCGACTTGGAGAATCGCTTTTATAGTAAATACAGAGCCACCTGTGGCATTTCATCCAGCTACTCCCT CCATGGATACAATGTGTGGCGTGATCCCATGAAGCCTAGCCAGATCCTAGCAAAGCTGTGTAAGGAAGGCAAGATTGATCCCCCCCAGTACGGCCCTGGAGGAAAAGTCAAGGTGGCGAACCGTATCTTCATTGGACCAACAGAGATTGAGGATGAAAACG GTCTAAAGAAGCAAACAGAGGAACATTTAGCTCTGACCGTGCTAAACCACTGGGAGGAGGTCCCCCGGGTGGGCTGTCGGCTTGTCCCGGAACATGTGGAGACAAGACCCCTGCTGAACCCTGACAAGCCCGGCATCGAGCAG GGTCGCATCGAAATGTGGGTGGACATGTTTCCGATGGACATGCCAGCTCCCGGACCTGCCATCGACATTTCACCCCGAAAGCCTAAAAG ATATGAGCTCAGAGTGATTATTTGGAATACAGATGAAGTAATACTGGAGGACGATGATTACTTCACTGGGGAAAAGTCCAGTGACATATTTGTCAGGGG GTGGCTGAAAGGGCAGCAGGAGGACAGACAGGACACAGACGTCCACTACCACTCCTTGACCGGGGAGGGTAACTTCAACTGGCGCTTCGTCTTCCCGTTCGATTACCTCATGGCGGAGGAAAAGATCGTCATCTCCAAGAAAGAATCCATGTTCTCTTGGGACGAGACTGAATATAAGATCCCCCCTCGCCTCACGCTACAGGTGTGGGATGCCGACCACTTCTCTGCTGATGACTTCCTGG GTGCGATTGAGCTGGATCTGAACCGGTTCCCTCGAGGGGCGAAGACGTCCAAGCAGTGCTCCATCGACATGATCCGAAATGAGCAAGAACTTCCTGCTATTTCCATCTTCAAGCAAAAGAGGGTGAAGGGATGGTGGCCGTTTGTGGCCCGGGATGAGAACGATGAGATGGAGTTGACG GGCAAAGTCGAGGCTGAACTTCATCTGGTGACAGCAGAAGAGGCGGAGAAAAGTCCCGTGGGACTGGGACGAAACGAGCCTGATCCACTGGAGAAACCAAA TCGCCCGGATACAAGCTTCATGTGGTTTCTGGGCCCTTTGAAGTCCATTCGCTACTTCCTGTGGCACAACTACCGCTGGCTGATCCTCAAGGTTCTGGGCCTCATCCTGCTGCTGTTCATGTTGGGCATCTTCCTCTACTCCTTCCCTGGCTACCTGGTCAAGAAGATGCTGGGGGCCTAA